In one window of Arachis ipaensis cultivar K30076 chromosome B06, Araip1.1, whole genome shotgun sequence DNA:
- the LOC107648643 gene encoding zinc finger protein JACKDAW codes for MLPGDPFSLSTSLAAAGFTQDQNLNSIANPNPKPKPNSNPPPATNKKKRNLPGTPDPDAEVIALSPKTLMATNRFICEICNKGFQRDQNLQLHRRGHNLPWKLRQRTNKEVKKKVYICPEKSCVHHEPARALGDLTGIKKHFSRKHGEKKWKCEKCSKKYAVQSDWKAHSKTCGTREYKCDCGTLFSRKDSFITHRAFCDALAEESARLNSVSTSTNLSFKSEEATTQQGVLNNNVGGGVGFRFDFNNEMGMVGAEQEQIMRPNLLLWLNQQHGNNRHQINQFDMPSSSSSHHQVMHMPMPMLPNDFGMLAPNSSKVSEEGGGSDHNSGLASMYSENQSKQSSKAPSPSTYSPMSATALLQKAAQIGSTNNPSTFSASFGLMTSSSSIQTTTASNANQNQQGRRIDQSIKQPDQCFSALMHSSQSFDDQFLSNHHPGSSSAAGHNNNFTRDFLGMSRGPFLPQELAKFASVGSSMGLTQFTTSATHQ; via the exons aTGTTGCCCGGTGACCCCTTTTCGCTATCCACTTCTCTCGCTGCTGCTGGGTTCACCCAAGACCAAAACTTAAACTCCATcgcaaaccctaaccctaaacctaaacctaatAGTAATCCCCCTCCAGCCACCAACAAGAAGAAGAGAAACCTTCCAGGAACACCAG ATCCAGATGCCGAAGTCATTGCTCTTTCGCCGAAGACGCTCATGGCGACGAACAGATTCATCTGCGAGATATGCAACAAAGGATTCCAGAGGGATCAGAATCTTCAGCTGCACAGGAGGGGACACAACCTGCCATGGAAGCTGAGACAGAGGACGAACAAGGAGGTGAAGAAGAAGGTGTACATCTGCCCGGAGAAGAGCTGCGTCCACCACGAGCCGGCGAGGGCGCTGGGCGACCTGACAGGGATCAAGAAGCACTTCAGCAGAAAGCATGGTGAGAAGAAGTGGAAGTGCGAAAAGTGTTCCAAGAAGTACGCTGTCCAATCTGATTGGAAAGCTCACTCCAAAACCTGCGGCACCAGAGAATATAAATGTGACTGTGGCACCCTCTTTTCCAG GAAGGATAGCTTTATTACTCACAGAGCATTTTGCGATGCATTGGCTGAGGAGAGTGCGAGGCTGAACTCGGTATCTACGTCGACGAATCTGAGTTTCAAGAGCGAAGAGGCAACAACCCAGCAGGGAGTTCTGAATAATAATGTTGGGGGCGGAGTTGGATTTCGATTTGATTTCAATAATGAAATGGGAATGGTTGGTGCAGAACAAGAACAAATTATGAGGCCAAACTTGTTACTTTGGTTGAACCAACAACATGGAAACAACCGTCATCAGATTAATCAATTTGATATGCCATCATCATCAAGCTCTCATCATCAAGTTATGCACATGCCTATGCCTATGTTGCCTAATGATTTTGGAATGCTTGCTCCCAATTCATCAAAGGTATCAGAAGAAGGTGGGGGATCAGATCATAATTCAGGTTTGGCATCTATGTATTCTGAGAATCAAAGCAAGCAATCATCAAAGGCACCTTCACCTTCAACTTATTCTCCTATGTCAGCCACTGCGCTTCTTCAGAAGGCAGCGCAAATTGGGTCCACCAACAACCCTTCAACTTTCAGTGCAAGTTTTGGGCTCatgacctcttcatcttccattCAAACCACTACTGCTAGTAATGCAAACCAAAACCAACAGGGAAGAAGAATTGATCAGAGTATTAAGCAGCCAGATCAGTGTTTTAGCGCATTAATGCATTCGTCACAAAGTTTTGATGATCAGTTTTTGAGTAATCATCATCCTGGTTCATCAAGTGCTGCAGGGCATAACAATAATTTTACAAGAGACTTTCTTGGCATGAGTAGAGGACCATTCCTACCCCAAGAGCTAGCAAAGTTTGCTTCCGTAGGCTCATCAATGGGTTTGACCCAATTCACTACTAGCGCAACCCATCAATGA